The Pseudochaenichthys georgianus unplaced genomic scaffold, fPseGeo1.2 scaffold_450_arrow_ctg1, whole genome shotgun sequence nucleotide sequence aggacaggcactgggtcccggctggtcctgctgggcggccttgaccctctcctccacctcccagatgaGGGCGGTGACGAGCTGAGGagtcggaaggatggtgtccaagcccctgggaatgttacctccctctccaaactgacgagaaagagcgtcagccttaatgttccgagaaccagggcggtaggagagggagaaattgaaccgagtgaagaaaagggcccaTCTAGCAATGAGGGATGGGCGGGgttgtgtgcagtgctattcacacggcgcgtaataacagcccttagctcattacgaccgtgtgaAGTAGGTACacctgggacagaggaaaaaccgTGTTGCCTGCTAACCGACAGGCCAGAGGCAACAGGTTTACACGTCAAGCCCCGCTGTCTAATAACCGCCTGGTTATATACAGCTGGCTTGTGCAGCGAGCCCTGCCGcctgctaaccgacaggtcaGAGGCAGCCTGCTCAAACGGCAAGCCCAGCTGTCTGTTAACCGACAGGTTACAAACAGCTGGCTTATGCAGCGAACCTTGTTGTCTGTTAACCGACTGATTAACAACAACCGGCCTGACTAGTGTGGGGGAAATGTGAGAAACAGCTGCTACAGACACACTGTTGTAattttcaacatttttattgaAAATGTACTCCCGCACATCCCCCCCAAAAAGTCACTTTCGGCTCTGCTTCCTCGGAGGCTCTCTCGgaggagcagaccaggagcgggggtaCTTTGTTCCTCTCCTACTCACCGCCTGTTGTGGCGGAGGAGCGGAGATATGGGATGGTGCCCCCGCAGCCGCCGAAGGGTGATTCTGGTGCCGCTGCTGATCTCGCCGCTGCCCGCGCTGCCCCTGCTGAGACTGTTGCAGGTGCTGCGGgcgctgctgttgctgctgttgctgctgttgctgctgttgctgggGACGTTTGACCGACTGAAGCCAGCCGACGTGACGCCGTATGTCGTCTGCTTGCTCCGATGCAGACTTCATTGACTCCACCATGGTGTGGAACTGAGGTCCAAACAATCCGTCCGGACTGATTGGAGCCTCTATCAGCTCCTTCCCTGCACCCTACGGTATAGCTCCCTGCTGCAGCCAGAGGAACCGGTGGACCTGAGTCGCCCATGTCGCAATCCGCGCCTGTGAAACTGCGACTGCCGCGCTCAGGGTGAGTGCAGTGCTGGCCGCCTTACCGATCTCCTCAGCCTCCACTGAGGACATGGTGTCGGACTGCTCAGTTATACGCACCATGGAATTCACCAGCAATGCAATGTTGTTTGCCGCCGCTGACGCCTGGTAAGCACACTGGTGCATGCTGTCGGTCTGCCGGGCGACAAACTGATCCCTAGAGGCAGTCAACATGGGTCGCCGTCCGGCAACCGTGCTGGCCTGCTTAGCTCCAACAAACGTTGTGAGACTCGGCCCAAGAGGAGGCACGGGCGGAAAACCCTTATCCGTAAATCCCTCTACCCTTGTAAGGGGAGTGTAGGTGGATATAGGGGCCCTCAATGTCCTGGGGTTCGCTGCCGCTCCCTCCTGGTATTTCCTGATGGGCGGGAAGAGTCGCCAGATCGGATCACTCTTGACCCTCTGATCCTGGGAGAACACCCCGGACATATCATCCGAATACGCGCTCTCCTGAGCTgggggaacggggagatctcGCCAGGCGGCCGCCTTAGCGATGATCTCCGGAAGCTCCTGGAGAATTCCGCCAATCGACGGCAGAGCCGTGACGGCGGAGAGAGAGACCACTGGTCCGTGTGCCGGACCTAGACCGGGACCCCGCTCTGCCTCCTCCGTCCGGAGGAGGGAGATGATGGGGGAACCACCTGGTGATCCATGAATGGAGGGGGCGTAGTCATCCGACTCGTGCCCTCCACACGGATCCAGGAAATCCAGGGCCTCATCCACGGAGTAAGCCTCCTGGACTGCCCAATCATCCCCGACctcagctgcagcgagagcgtccgctctctgcTGTCTGAGGGCCAAAGGGAGCCGGGCACATAGCGAGCATGACACCTGTGGGGAGAGAGCAGCTCTCGCATGCTTTAACCCCAAGCAGGACTCACACTGTGAGTCAAAGCTCATTATGTAGCCCGTCTCACATGAAAGGCAATTCCGGACGCAGCCCTGACTTACCTGCCCCATCTCCATCTTTCCACTAGAAACAAAGCTTTTTACGGGAGGAATCTTTGTTTTCTAATGTGCCTGCTACAGTGCTTCTGCTActacggagtgctgaagaaaagtgggagcagttggacgggccttcttcctatttatacggaagtgaggccagaggtggggcccacgttataggtgggcgtggattaagtctgtcagagctgcacacgtgcagtgggattacccaatagtgatagccttagagggcgaagcctcataCGAAATAGAAGGCTTTGTTAcctaatcagaatcagaatcaagttAATTTCCGGGTACGTTTACACATACAATACATTTGCTGTGGTGTCTGGTGGTGCAAACATATACAATCTGAGAAAATAAATTGCAATAGTAGGTACAAAATATAACGATATTATGAATTAACCCGGGGACAGATAATCTACCAATCACATGACTGCGGCTCATTCACTGTACAGGGCCGTTAGTTAAGGGAAAATAAATCCTTTCAAGAGTTCATTTCTTATTTAGTCggtaatatatttataactgaAGTATTGACTGTATTTTTTATAAAAGAAGAACCGAAATTTGTCAGATTATGTTCTGAAATTCTTAAAATAATTCAGATTTACAGAGCAATGAATGTGATCTAATGAATATCATTTGACAATGTAAAACAAAACTTGAACATATAAATTGCTCCTTTATTATTTAGAGATTAAAGAAAACATTTAGAAAATTGAACTACATTTTTAGATCcctgaaataaatacaaatgattgCACTGCATCTTATAAATGCAACATTCAGGAACTATTAACATTGTATTTGAAGAGAAAAACATGTTATTCTAACATGGAAAATGTGTGTTCCACTGAGAACAGCTAATAATACCTGTTCATCAATGGGATAATTGAAAGCTGATCATCTCTGCAGCTTTCTTTAGAAAATATTTATTGGattttgttttctatttttatatcttttatttgacatttcactttaacttcttattaaagtatttttttgttCTTATCTGATATCATTTACTttattctatttatttttattttatctctTTATGGACATTTCATTTTAACTTCTTATGTTTGTACAATTATATTTCTTTTAATGTATCTTTTTATTGCACATTCTTACTTTGACCTCACTGTTAACataaatatgtatattatatatatttttgtattccttTGTTGGAGATTCTTAATTAAACTTATtatgtttaaataaatatttgtatttatgttttttcCGTTTATTCTTAAATGGAGCAACTGTTACAAAACCCAATTTTCCCAATGAAAGATAAAGTATTTTGGTTCTGATTAAAAGTAACAATAAAATAACAATATCCAACTGCGCATAATAAATGCACTTATTAGTCTGAGGAGTTTCTGTTGTAAAACGCCAAAGTTTCATTTCTGCAGGTTTCCTTTGCCAACATTATAAACGTGAGATGACTGCTGCAAGCAAAATTGAACTAATACGGGATAGAAATAGGACTTTCAGTTGGTAGCAACAGTACAGTAGCTTACAATTTCAAATATAATGCTatacattctgaaagaaactaCATGTATGACCCTGCTGGGAAACAAGCATTATGTATTATTTCCTTTAATCCTTAGATCAAGTGTTATTCAATCACGTTAAGTGTTAGGTTGCCAACTGTATTCTATTGTTATATTATTTCATGAATGATTAAAATAGTCGGAAgtaaactgatgatttattcaATACTGGAAAAAACAATTGTCTGCAGCCTTATTTATAATGCATGATTCTATCAAAAGGCAGAAACAGAAAACATGCCCAGCACTCGGTCACAGGTGCTGGACAGGAAAGAATTTCACTTTCAGGTCCTTCATCAGCCTGACACAAGTGGCTTTTATTATTGCAACCAACTTTAAACGATGTCCTAAGAACCATTTTTCATTTGTAATCTTTTTTAAAGGATTTGAAGATATTGTTCTGGTATGAAAAAAACGAAGTTAGGAcgttttttgtaatgtgttttatttgtattcttaaaaaacattgtaaaaattcaacatgaaaaataaatatggttAAAAACACATACTGGTTGAGGGTGGCCTTATTTATTGCTTGCCGCGTAGTATATGACCACAGAGACAAATTACTTACTGAACGAATGATTCATCAATCGTGTGATCTTTCTTATAAATGCCACTGCTGTTTTGATTTACTAATATCTAAATGccaaagctttatttataatgAAGCCAGTTAAAATAGTTCCAAATAATGTAAACATGCAGTTGTTTATAAAACGTTTTCCTCTCTTAATACATATAATTCACAGTCCAAGAGCATAATTATGTGCAGAGTGCACACGAATGCATGCAAAGATGCACACCTTTTCACTACACTAGATATAAacagtgtgagtgtgttagGTGTGGATAGAATTAGCTATTCCTCTCTGCAGTGGCGTAAACAGCGTCTTCTTAAATCCCTGGTTAAGCCTACTAATCCATAATCCCACTGGCTCCTTTAGTCTAGGTGCAAGGCCTGTCCAACAACACACAGGTCCGGGtgtgatgcagagcgtagtgtaGTTCTTAGGTTTGATTGGCTCCCCCATTGTTCTTCATATCTGGTTGGTTCATCGTCCAGCCTATAGAAATGAATGGAGAATGTTGTCAATAGCATTTAGGGAGGTGGCCAAGGTGAGTTTGTGTCCCTTATAAACAGAAAGGGTGCATGACTGGGATTAGCTTGTGAAATGCCTGAAGTCAGTGAGTCACTGTGTTATGTAAGGTGGTGTGAAACTCATTAAAATGAGACACTGCTGGATCTCCTTAAAATAAGACACTTCCGCTTTTATACATTTTGTTGACAAAATCGTTCTTGATATACTCAAAATGTACAATAATGCATTATTGACAGACATGGAAACTGCAAAATCAGTAGTGTAAAGAATGAAATACAGGGACATATCTCTTTTATCCTTGTTGTATAGTCTTTACATTTGAAGAGCATGTCATACTTCTGTCTAAATCAAGTACAGCGAAACTGTCCAATGTGCTCTTCATATGTTATGTGCACGAAGCTAAAGATAACTTCCACCAGCCCCTTGATCGGCATCAAAAGTTCATGTAGTCATTACAATTACATGTGAACTCTGTACATCAGAAATGTTTGAGGTAACTCAGCAATGTAACAGTGAGCTAGTGAAATCAACACTTTACCATACAAAAAGTTAAATAAAACCACTACAAAAGATTGAATGAGAAGTTATATTTAAGGATTTAGGAAGTGTAACATATAAACATAAACACTTACCCCTGTGAGTTTAATGATGGCTCACTCCCACAAGTCTCAGCCACCGAGATGCCTGAGGATCTTGGTGGCTGATTCAGACTTGGCCTTCGGTCCGAATGGCTACGTCGGATAAATAATCGAGGTCCTTGAGCAGACACAGGAAACCTCCCACGATTCTCAAAAGAACGTGAGAGAAAAGAAACCCTTGTAGAGGTCCACGCTTGAGGGGGATGAGGAACTGGACAAGGCTGGGCCTCAAACAGGGATGGGGATGAAGGGCCGAAGACTGAACGTGCATTACTGAGCATCCGACTACTAGTTAAATCTTCACTGCTGTTCTCCCTTGACCATCTTTGTACTTTTGGCGAAGCTGGTGGAGAAGGTGCTTTGAAAGGGTAGGAGGAGGAtgaatttgatttaaaaaaaatctgcttTGTTACAGGTGGGCTGAAAAGTCTTCCCTGTGATGATGGTGGTGTATAGAGTTTCTTGTTTACAGGTGGGCTTGCTGAAGAAGGTGGAGTAGGTTGTCTTTTGACGTTATGAGGACTGGGAAGTCTTCGATGTACACTGCTTGTTGCAGAAGGTGTGGAGGGTAACATTCGCCCCCTAGACAAGGGTGGTGTTGCTGGTTGTTGGTTCCTTACCACTGTGTAAGGAGGCACTTTAGATTCAGGCACTGAAAGGTTGCCTCCATCTTGTATGTCGGCTGTTTCTTCTTGACTGGAAGATAGGTTTGTTGCTACATAATTTTTTGACAATCCTTTTGAGTCTGAAGAGTTTCTTAGGTGTACGATCTTCCTCTCTTGTTGGTACAAGGAATCCTTTTCCTTTCCCGGGTCTGCTTCCATTTGGACATCTGGCTGGCTGAACTTTGACAAAGTAGATGCATCGGGTTGATCTGGTCTATCAACTGAAATGACCTTGGAAGTTTGTGGAAGGCCTCCTTTACTTGGCAGCACTGACTGAACAGAGGCCCTCAGTCGTTGTGATAGTGGAACCCTTTTTAATGGAGGTGACTTTCCGACTTTTGTAGCGCATTCATCCGATACACCAGATGAAAGACCCTGGGCATGTTCAAAGGAATTGTCCATTAATACTTCCAGTGGAGGTGGAGGAAGGCTATCCAGAtctaaataattatttttctcAAATGACCTGGAATCAGGTCTACAGCTGGTTATTCCGGTGCTCAGCACGGCTTCTACATTCCCTAAACCCGGTAACACAGGAACGCCACACTTCCTTACTCCTATGAGAGGCCCAAGACTTTTAAGAACTTCGAGATCCTCTATTCCTTGACTGAAGGTATCAATCAGTCTTTTCACTGACTTCCTGCCTCTGTAGAGGCCTGAAGGTGGCCGTGGTGATGCAGGAGGGCTAGGGGGTGGGGTGGCTTTTATAGGACCCTTAGATGTTTTCTTGTCCTTCAGTTTATCATCTTCCACCACACTTGCTGCCTCCAGTTTTTTACTGTTGCGCCTTGTAAGGACTGCTTTGTCATCAATTAGTTGGGAATTGCTGTTCTTTTGTAGTGAGGGATGTTTGCGATTTTTTGCTGGAGATTGTGCTGGTGAGGTTCCTTGATTTTGTTTCGGTGGGGCAGTCTTCATGTTTCCTCCTGGCTTGCTTTTACCCATTCTTTGCAACCTCTGATCTAAATCCTTCTGTGTCCTTTCTAGTTCAAGCAGAGTAGGATCTTCCGCTTTGCTCCGCAAGGATTCTTCTGATTGGGAACGTCGCTCTTTAGACACAGGGGTCTTTTTTACCGCTGCCTTCCGAGTAGGTGCTGTGGTTTGAGGCCTCCTCGGAGACCTTTCTTCGTCCGTCCACTGGCGTCTACTGTTTTTTGGGCTGCCAACTACCTTGGTTTTGGCACCAGCATTCTGCGATGGGACAAATTGTATCCTACCACTTATAGCATTTTTCATTCTTAGAGTCATTTCGACATTTTGAGGATTCTCTATTCGCTTTGGGGGTAGACGGCGTGGTTGTAGCTGTTCCCGGTTTAAAGGTGAAGAATTTGATCGCTTTCTAAATCCTACGTCTACCATGCAGCTACCTATctgttcatcatcatcatcatcatgatcATGATCATCATCATTGTCGTCATCCTCTCCAAAATCTAAGGAGACTGAACCTAGCAATGAGTCTCTTTTGTTATTAGCCATTATGGTACAAGTTGAACCCAGTGAGTTAAGTGATGTGAGGGAAACGCTTGGACTTATTTGACTTCCAATCTTTTGCCTGGATGCTTTGTGCCTACTGTTCATGGAGCTGTATTCCATTTGGCTGACAGGAGTCGTTCTATTTGTCCCAGATGACGCACAACTCTCTCGTCTAAGGCGTCTTTCAGATCCAGCAAGGGATTCACTCTCAGCCCCAATACCACTGTCCTCGCTAAAGAGAGCAGAATCCTCTGGCCCAGGCTTGCGCAGAGAGGCCATTTCAATACGAGACAAGACTCGCATTAGCCTGGTCTCTATTGTACGTTTAACTTTTAGTTTCTCCTCTAAAAGCTCTGAGACAGATGCAAAATATTCCACTGCCTCCTCCAAAGCAGACTCCCAAATACTGCCAACAGTCTGGCTTACATTTTGCATTCTCTGTGTAGTGTACTGaagcagctgctgcaacaaatcCGGTGGGGGCTCAATATTAGCCGAACCAGACTTTGAAGGTGGGGACAATGACAGGTTTTTAATTTGACTTGGCCAAGAAAGATGCTCTCCATTCTCTTTAAAAACTTGTTCTCCCTCATCTGCCATCTCCTCAAGACCCTGAATTATTTCCTCGTAGCGTAGAGCCATAAAAGCAACCATAGTCTGCACAGAAACCTGAGTTTGGGTTGCTTCTTCCAAAAGTCCTAGTAGAAGATCATATTTGTTTATGCTAGGATTTAAAAAGGCATAAGCAGCTTTGTGAGCTTTTACCAAAGGTTCTGGGAAGTCCACTTTCTGTTCGGTAGGTCGTTTTTCCTTGTCTTTCTTTTTAAGCCCCTTAACACCTCTggtatttttcttttgtttcctGGCAGGCTTTTTTTCTGCTGCATCCTGCTTGTCAACATTTTTGTCCTTTTTCTGTGAAACTGTGTTGTTGTCCATTCCTTGACTCCCCGCTTTATCCATGTTTACTGCTTCAGGGGCTGGCTCTGTCACATATCTCTTTTTTTGTGGTGTTATACGAGCTTTTTTCTGAAGTACCTGGGTTTGTCCAGCTGCCTTTCTCTCCTTTGTATCCACATCTGTTGAACCAGTTGAATAACGCTTCTCTGCATCATCAAAGTGGGAATCTCTGGGGCTTTCTTGAGGTGCAGGGGGGAGCATTCTGCCCTTCCTCATGGGACCCAGAACCCCAAAATGGTTGCCTTTGGATGGTGAGCAGCCCATTTTGGATAACTTCAAATACAAGCCGATTTTTGTGCGTTGGATGAAACACAAACTCCGCACTGAAGTGAATGATGCAAATAATAGCCAAGGTACTTAGCCACCTGCTGTATCTGACATTTTCAGATGGCTGAGGTTGTCAAGTCCGACAAGATCCCTCTCCACTAGGATGctacaaaaaataaatattgataCTTCCATTTTACAAATCTCTCCCACCTGTCAAATAGGCAAAATAAATCCAGAGCTCGATGGccatttttataaaaaaatccACGAAGCGTGCTCTGAAACTCATCCTTCTCTGTCTTACAAAGGACACACAGCTGAACGGATTAGTGGGGCTTTCTGTGAACTCCTCAGCATGCGCATATGTCACGTTATAGCATGTAAAACTCACCTACTGGTAAGACTATAAGCTCATTTGCTTAATTAGAGCTGGCCTCAGGTGGCTTTTTATAGCCTGCAAAACAATATCTCCTTCTTTAGTTCTAGGACCATGCCAAAATAAATGTGAAAGTgtttattttcaatttcagTGATATGCAGAAAACAGTTATGATTTAGAAAAACACATCACTGATGTTGTATTTGACAATATATCTAAAGACATTTGGTGATGTGTTGGTTTGCTTTTAATTTATACATCTAGCATTTGTTCACCAAAACAGCAAGTAATCTGTAGAAGCTACTAAAATGAAGAAATGAAAACATATAGGCCTAGTAACATTTCCTTTTGggcctttttattttgaaatcctGTCACACAAATGAACAGGAAAAAAAGGAACAATTATTAAGaatatgaaaataa carries:
- the LOC117442668 gene encoding photoreceptor cilium actin regulator; this encodes MEADPGKEKDSLYQQERKIVHLRNSSDSKGLSKNYVATNLSSSQEETADIQDGGNLSVPESKVPPYTVVRNQQPATPPLSRGRMLPSTPSATSSVHRRLPSPHNVKRQPTPPSSASPPVNKKLYTPPSSQGRLFSPPVTKQIFFKSNSSSSYPFKAPSPPASPKVQRWSRENSSEDLTSSRMLSNARSVFGPSSPSLFEAQPCPVPHPPQAWTSTRVSFLSRSFENRGRFPVSAQGPRLFIRRSHSDRRPSLNQPPRSSGISVAETCGSEPSLNSQGLDDEPTRYEEQWGSQSNLRTTLRSASHPDLCVVGQALHLD
- the LOC139433436 gene encoding photoreceptor cilium actin regulator-like, with product MGCSPSKGNHFGVLGPMRKGRMLPPAPQESPRDSHFDDAEKRYSTGSTDVDTKERKAAGQTQVLQKKARITPQKKRYVTEPAPEAVNMDKAGSQGMDNNTVSQKKDKNVDKQDAAEKKPARKQKKNTRGVKGLKKKDKEKRPTEQKVDFPEPLVKAHKAAYAFLNPSINKYDLLLGLLEEATQTQVSVQTMVAFMALRYEEIIQGLEEMADEGEQVFKENGEHLSWPSQIKNLSLSPPSKSGSANIEPPPDLLQQLLQYTTQRMQNVSQTVGSIWESALEEAVEYFASVSELLEEKLKVKRTIETRLMRVLSRIEMASLRKPGPEDSALFSEDSGIGAESESLAGSERRLRRESCASSGTNRTTPVSQMEYSSMNSRHKASRQKIGSQISPSVSLTSLNSLGSTCTIMANNKRDSLLGSVSLDFGEDDDNDDDHDHDDDDDEQIGSCMVDVGFRKRSNSSPLNREQLQPRRLPPKRIENPQNVEMTLRMKNAISGRIQFVPSQNAGAKTKVVGSPKNSRRQWTDEERSPRRPQTTAPTRKAAVKKTPVSKERRSQSEESLRSKAEDPTLLELERTQKDLDQRLQRMGKSKPGGNMKTAPPKQNQGTSPAQSPAKNRKHPSLQKNSNSQLIDDKAVLTRRNSKKLEAASVVEDDKLKDKKTSKGPIKATPPPSPPASPRPPSGLYRGRKSVKRLIDTFSQGIEDLEVLKSLGPLIGVRKCGVPVLPGLGNVEAVLSTGITSWSFIWCIG